The following are encoded together in the Ovis canadensis isolate MfBH-ARS-UI-01 breed Bighorn chromosome 2, ARS-UI_OviCan_v2, whole genome shotgun sequence genome:
- the SLC30A2 gene encoding proton-coupled zinc antiporter SLC30A2: MKAGERMHLLDSKLAVGTYTTLWQDGTSGIPPSSPGLALQPTELAPQSSHYCHSQKGPGSHGDPKKRAWRQLCVAAAFCLLFMIGEVIGGYLAHSLAIMTDAAHLLTDFASMLISLFSLWMSSRPATKTMNFGWHRAEILGALLSVLSIWVVTGVLVYLAAERLISGDYEIKEETMLITSGCAVVVNIIMGLILHQSGHGHSHNPEHGHNASQEQGSPSVRAAFIHVIGDFLQSLGVLVAAFILYFKPEYKFIDPICTFLFSILVLGTTLTILRDVILVLMEGTPKGVDFTAVRNLLLSVEGVEALHSLHIWALTVAQPILSVHIAIAENADAQAVLKAASDHLQGMFHFHTTTIQIEDYSEDMKDCQSCRGPSD, from the exons ATGAAAGCGGGCGAGAGGATGCATCTGTTGGACAGCAAGCTTGCAGTTGG GACTTACACAACTCTGTGGCAGGATGGGACCAGCGGCATCCCTCCGTCCTCACCTGGCCTGGCCTTGCAGCCCACTGAGCTGGCTCCCCAGAGCAGCCATTACTGCCATTCCCAGAAGGGTCCTGGCAGTCACGGTGACCCCAAGAAGAGGGCCTGGCGCCAGCTCTGTGTGGCTGCTGCCTTCTGCCTGTTGTTCATGATTGGGGAAGTCATCG GTGGGTACCTGGCACATAGCTTGGCGATCATGACAGACGCAGCCCACCTGCTCACTGACTTTGCCAGCATGCTTATCAGCCTCTTCTCCCTGTGGATGTCTTCCCGACCAGCCACCAAGACCATGAACTTCGGTTGGCATCGAGCTG AGATCCTGGGTGCCCTGCTCTCTGTGCTGTCCATCTGGGTCGTGACGGGGGTGCTGGTGTACTTGGCGGCGGAAAGGCTGATTTCTGGAGACTATGAGATCAAGGAGGAGACCATGCTGATCACGTCGGGCTGTGCTGTGGTTGTGAACATCAT AATGGGGTTGATTCTTCACCAGTCTGGCCATGGACACAGCCACAACCCCGAGCACGGCCACAACGCCAGCCAggagcagggaagccccagtgtccGAGCTGCCTTTATCCACGTCATTGGAGACTTTCTGCAGAGCTTGGGCGTTTTGGTGGCAGCCTTTATTTTATACTTCAAG CCAGAGTACAAGTTTATAGACCCCATCTGCACCTTCCTGTTCTCCATCCTCGTCCTGGGGACAACCTTGACCATCCTGAGAGACGTGATCCTGGTGCTGATGGAAG GGACCCCCAAGGGCGTGGACTTCACAGCCGTGCGGAATCTGCTGCTGTCCGTGGAGGGCGTGGAAGCCTTGCACAGCCTGCACATCTGGGCGCTGACGGTGGCCCAGCCTATCCTGTCTGTCCACATCGCCATCG CTGAGAATGCAGATGCCCAGGCTGTGCTGAAGGCAGCCAGTGACCACCTGCAGGGGATGTTCCACTTCCACACCACGACCATCCAGATCGAGGACTACTCTGAGGACATGAAGGACTGTCAGTCATGCCGGGGCCCCTCGGACTGA